One stretch of Spirochaeta lutea DNA includes these proteins:
- the uvrA gene encoding excinuclease ABC subunit UvrA produces the protein MERLIIKGAREHNLKNIDLDLPRNKLIVVSGLSGSGKSSLAFDTVFAEGQRRYVESLSAYARQFLGRMDKPDVDYIEGLSPAISIEQKTTNRNPRSTVGTITEIYDYFRLLWSRIGIPHDPSSGKPVEKQSVDQIIEQVLQLPSDARVMILAPIVRGRKGTHQKVLEDAKKTGFIRARINGEMVHLEDQPVELEKNKKHSIDIVIDRLIVKSENRSRIAESVEAALEATGGLVQVHCSFENQEWEQSFSEQYYYPDSNLSFPELEPRLFSFNSPFGACPACSGLGIMMEFDLDKIIPDKSKSFYENGIQGFKPSSNWVKSKFEALARHFDFSLRTPFQDLPAHIQEILVHGTKETIEFTYINKEKTGRFEYNSSFDGILRELERRYHETTSTGMKDWFESLMSQRVCSSCNGKRLKPEALSVLINKKSIHDINSLSVRDALSFFSTIELDSTQSEIARQILKEINDRLGFMESVGLDYLTLDRSAGTLSGGEAQRIRLATQIGSSLVGVLYILDEPSIGLHQRDNERLIQTLLHLRDIGNTLIVVEHDEQTLKTADYIVDLGPGAGVHGGYVVAAGNLEEVMSVSDSLTGQYLAGKLYIPVPAERRTGNGKFITITGACEHNLRGIDVSFPLSCLSVITGVSGSGKSTLMSDVLYPWVANHLNGSHHVQGEVESISGLEHLDKVINIDQSPIGRTPRSNPATYVGLFTPIRDLFASLPESKARGYQPGRFSFNVKGGRCEHCEGAGTIKIEMHFLPDVYVTCDVCKGQRFNRETLDIHYKGKNIHEVLEMPVDEAVTFFENIPKIHRKLETLHAVGLGYIKLGQSALTLSGGEAQRVKLSLELSKRSTGKTLYILDEPTTGLHFADVMLLMKVLQQLVELGNTIILIEHNLDVIKQADYIVDLGPEGGDKGGTLVVSGSPEDVAQCQESHTGRFLREFLEFHHP, from the coding sequence ATGGAACGATTAATAATCAAAGGCGCTCGGGAACACAACCTCAAAAATATAGACCTTGACCTGCCAAGAAATAAACTCATAGTGGTATCAGGACTCAGCGGTTCAGGAAAGTCATCACTTGCATTTGATACGGTTTTCGCTGAGGGTCAACGTAGATATGTGGAATCGCTATCGGCATATGCGCGTCAATTTCTTGGCAGAATGGACAAGCCGGATGTTGACTATATCGAGGGACTGAGTCCTGCCATATCCATCGAACAGAAGACTACAAACCGGAACCCTCGATCTACCGTTGGGACCATCACAGAAATATACGATTATTTCAGACTTCTATGGTCCCGTATCGGAATTCCCCATGACCCTAGTTCAGGAAAGCCAGTTGAAAAGCAGTCCGTGGATCAGATTATTGAGCAGGTGTTACAACTACCCAGCGACGCACGGGTAATGATCCTTGCACCAATAGTCCGGGGTAGGAAGGGAACCCATCAAAAAGTTTTAGAGGATGCAAAAAAGACCGGTTTTATCCGTGCGCGGATAAATGGTGAGATGGTTCATCTTGAAGATCAGCCGGTAGAGTTAGAGAAAAATAAAAAGCATTCCATTGATATTGTCATCGACCGTTTAATAGTAAAGTCTGAAAACCGTTCACGCATAGCGGAGTCCGTTGAGGCAGCCCTTGAGGCCACAGGTGGACTCGTACAGGTCCATTGTTCCTTCGAAAACCAGGAATGGGAACAGAGCTTCTCTGAGCAGTATTATTATCCCGATAGCAATCTTAGTTTTCCAGAGCTAGAACCAAGACTGTTTTCCTTTAACAGCCCTTTCGGTGCCTGTCCTGCCTGTTCCGGATTAGGCATAATGATGGAATTCGATTTGGATAAGATTATTCCCGACAAATCTAAGTCCTTTTATGAAAATGGAATCCAGGGTTTTAAGCCGAGTTCGAATTGGGTAAAAAGCAAGTTCGAAGCCCTGGCCCGCCACTTCGATTTTTCTCTACGGACCCCCTTCCAAGATCTGCCTGCACATATACAGGAAATCCTAGTTCATGGTACGAAAGAAACCATCGAGTTCACCTACATCAATAAGGAAAAAACGGGACGCTTTGAATATAACTCCAGTTTTGACGGAATTCTCCGTGAACTTGAAAGACGGTATCATGAAACAACCTCCACCGGGATGAAGGATTGGTTCGAGAGTCTAATGTCCCAGAGGGTTTGCTCCTCATGTAATGGGAAACGATTAAAACCCGAGGCTCTCTCTGTTCTCATTAACAAAAAGAGCATCCATGATATTAATAGTTTATCCGTTCGTGACGCCCTTTCATTTTTCTCTACCATTGAGTTGGACTCCACCCAAAGTGAAATCGCTCGGCAAATCTTAAAAGAAATTAACGATCGTTTAGGATTTATGGAGAGCGTAGGGTTAGACTATTTGACCCTGGATAGGTCTGCAGGAACCCTATCTGGGGGAGAGGCCCAACGGATTCGTTTGGCAACTCAGATAGGATCAAGTTTAGTAGGGGTACTCTACATACTGGATGAGCCTAGTATTGGTCTGCACCAACGTGATAATGAACGTCTTATACAGACTTTATTACATCTACGTGATATCGGGAACACATTAATTGTAGTGGAACATGATGAACAGACCTTAAAGACCGCTGACTACATTGTAGATCTTGGGCCCGGGGCCGGGGTGCATGGCGGCTATGTTGTCGCTGCAGGTAATTTGGAAGAGGTCATGTCAGTCTCGGATAGTCTTACCGGGCAGTACCTGGCAGGGAAATTATACATACCCGTACCTGCTGAACGGCGTACTGGGAACGGAAAATTTATCACAATTACAGGTGCCTGTGAACATAATCTCCGAGGAATCGATGTATCGTTCCCTCTATCTTGCCTCAGTGTTATTACCGGCGTGAGTGGAAGCGGTAAGTCAACATTGATGAGCGATGTTCTCTATCCCTGGGTAGCAAACCACTTGAATGGCTCCCACCATGTGCAAGGAGAAGTGGAATCTATATCAGGGCTCGAACACCTAGACAAGGTAATAAACATTGATCAAAGCCCTATTGGGAGAACCCCGCGATCAAACCCTGCCACCTATGTTGGCCTGTTTACCCCCATACGGGACCTATTTGCCAGCCTCCCTGAATCCAAGGCACGCGGATACCAGCCGGGTCGCTTTAGTTTTAATGTGAAGGGTGGAAGGTGCGAACATTGCGAGGGGGCCGGTACGATAAAGATTGAAATGCATTTTTTACCCGATGTATATGTTACCTGCGATGTATGCAAGGGGCAGCGGTTTAATAGAGAAACCTTAGATATCCATTATAAGGGTAAAAACATCCATGAGGTTCTCGAAATGCCCGTGGATGAAGCGGTGACATTTTTCGAAAACATCCCCAAAATACATAGGAAGCTTGAAACCCTACATGCGGTAGGACTCGGTTATATTAAGCTCGGTCAATCCGCCCTTACATTATCGGGAGGTGAGGCTCAACGGGTGAAGCTATCCCTGGAGCTTAGCAAACGAAGTACCGGGAAGACCCTATATATACTGGATGAACCCACTACTGGGCTGCACTTTGCGGATGTAATGCTGCTAATGAAGGTCCTTCAACAGTTGGTAGAGTTGGGAAATACCATTATACTCATTGAGCATAACCTTGATGTCATAAAACAAGCCGATTACATTGTCGACCTAGGACCCGAAGGGGGGGATAAGGGTGGCACCCTAGTGGTTTCCGGCTCTCCCGAGGATGTAGCACAATGTCAAGAATCGCATACAGGTAGGTTTTTACGAGAGTTTCTAGAATTTCATCACCCCTAG
- a CDS encoding tetratricopeptide repeat protein gives MNFRKPCLMILCVFVSFSLVAQNDSGNGSPIPQESAQNSPNTLQTDIPHDYPGWLLLEKGKTARLTGNLTQAFYLLLLALEKSPNNPEIEKELGQAFLQAGDFTQAKNHLNRALSKAGNRGDLAIEYEVRYILARIYTIEDRFADYEKILNEIISLDGTVRLSGPEGFDLLDAGRTALIERGLNRTLVLYRVSDSPSREAYRQLGVFYFNTGRYTEAINKLLISIMQPISEAIELVREKDLDYTFSSIDQLWLRLKDDEQVRDYLRESLVYESMFYLAQSLHRFDPTRAVTADEIYRTLEKIPDAQQFH, from the coding sequence ATGAATTTCCGTAAACCATGCCTCATGATTCTATGCGTTTTTGTTTCATTTTCCCTGGTTGCTCAAAACGACTCCGGGAACGGTAGTCCTATACCACAGGAATCAGCCCAAAATAGTCCGAATACCCTTCAAACCGATATTCCCCATGATTATCCCGGATGGTTGCTTCTAGAAAAGGGTAAAACGGCCCGCTTGACAGGCAACCTAACACAGGCATTTTATCTTCTGTTATTAGCATTAGAAAAATCACCAAACAATCCGGAAATAGAAAAAGAACTCGGACAGGCATTTCTCCAGGCGGGTGATTTTACCCAAGCAAAGAACCATTTAAACCGTGCCCTTTCTAAGGCTGGTAATCGGGGAGATCTTGCCATTGAGTATGAGGTTCGATACATTCTCGCGAGAATCTACACTATAGAAGATCGCTTTGCAGATTATGAAAAGATTTTAAATGAAATAATTTCCTTAGATGGAACCGTTCGATTGTCTGGACCTGAGGGCTTTGATTTACTCGACGCAGGCAGGACGGCTTTGATCGAGCGGGGTCTGAATAGAACCCTAGTTCTCTATCGGGTGTCGGATTCTCCGAGCAGGGAAGCCTACCGGCAGCTCGGGGTATTCTACTTCAATACCGGTAGGTACACCGAAGCAATTAATAAACTGCTGATCAGCATCATGCAGCCGATTTCCGAAGCAATCGAATTGGTTCGAGAAAAAGACCTCGATTATACCTTTTCAAGTATTGATCAATTATGGCTACGCTTGAAAGACGATGAACAGGTTCGGGATTATTTACGTGAAAGTTTGGTCTACGAGAGTATGTTTTATCTCGCTCAATCGCTACATCGCTTTGATCCAACAAGGGCTGTAACTGCGGATGAGATATACCGCACCCTTGAAAAAATCCCCGATGCGCAACAATTTCACTAA
- a CDS encoding ATP synthase subunit K (produces ATP from ADP in the presence of a proton gradient across the membrane; the K subunit is a nonenzymatic component which binds the dimeric form by interacting with the G and E subunits), translated as MSFGLIGVGAALALAAIGSALGAGGAGMAAIGAWKKNFLQNKPAPFMLVAFVGAPLTQTIYGFILMNALRAAAGNANDWLILGAGVLGGLAMAASAWLQGKAGAVASDALAETGKGFGNFILVLGLIETVALFVMVFLLGLF; from the coding sequence ATGAGTTTCGGATTAATTGGTGTGGGTGCGGCTCTTGCTCTGGCAGCTATTGGTTCTGCCCTAGGGGCAGGAGGTGCGGGGATGGCAGCTATCGGTGCATGGAAAAAGAATTTTCTTCAAAATAAACCGGCACCCTTTATGCTCGTAGCCTTTGTAGGAGCTCCCCTTACACAGACGATTTATGGATTTATACTTATGAATGCTCTCCGTGCAGCAGCAGGGAATGCAAACGACTGGCTCATTTTAGGTGCAGGTGTATTGGGAGGGCTCGCAATGGCAGCCTCAGCATGGCTCCAGGGTAAGGCCGGTGCAGTGGCGTCCGATGCCTTGGCTGAGACTGGCAAGGGATTCGGAAATTTCATTCTAGTCCTGGGACTCATTGAGACGGTAGCATTGTTTGTGATGGTTTTTCTGCTGGGATTATTCTAA
- a CDS encoding V-type ATP synthase subunit I: MESHKSESTKELKNLGLLHPEITVTSSEKIERLREKISSIDRALGLLPEPGKDQVYPQIQEDEAEDLVARVLNLGASLKKLFEEREKLTREESRWSNWGNFDPSIIESLRDTDYPVNLLSLGLDEWKTFKKRYAELPLFEVRRLKAGVLICVVGEVPEEFLGSLIDPPDQSLNSMRRRITKIDNEISELTNHLSTLDMESNQLAAFKQKLEDQVEFATVEENFHATGPVLIISGFLPSNQVDALKKTAAKNSWGLTLEEPDSNEQVPTLTKNPPAVRIIQPVFDLLGTIPGYREHDISLWFLMFFTVFFAFIIGDAGYGALLLVVSIILSLKQSRKGTVGDGLKLFTLLSFATVVWGAITGNWFAYEPISRLPGFRDLIIPSINTYTQGSADTVKLICFVIGTVHIVIAHSIQFFRKITEKPYIHAFGQIGWMVTVLGLYYLVLNVVISSSTYPVPDLAVPMIGIGMGLVFLFENQSGEGFFRGVLSSLANVIPTLLSGVSSFSDIISYIRLYAVGLSGFAIAQSFNSMAQGMMESGIGGIIAGIVVVMLGHTLNLAMAGLSVVVHGVRLNMLEFSNHVGNEWAGFAYKPFKEQIQ, translated from the coding sequence TTGGAATCCCATAAATCAGAGTCCACAAAGGAATTAAAGAACCTTGGGCTGCTGCATCCCGAAATAACGGTAACCTCCTCCGAAAAGATCGAAAGGCTCAGAGAGAAAATCTCTAGTATCGATCGCGCCCTCGGGCTGTTGCCAGAGCCGGGTAAGGATCAGGTTTATCCTCAGATTCAGGAGGATGAAGCCGAAGACTTGGTCGCCAGGGTCTTGAATCTTGGTGCTTCCCTGAAGAAACTTTTTGAAGAACGTGAAAAGCTAACCAGGGAAGAAAGCCGGTGGAGTAATTGGGGCAATTTTGATCCCTCCATCATTGAGAGTCTGAGGGATACGGATTATCCGGTAAACCTGCTTAGCTTGGGTTTGGACGAGTGGAAAACATTCAAGAAAAGGTATGCTGAACTTCCGCTATTTGAGGTCCGAAGGCTTAAGGCTGGGGTCCTAATTTGTGTCGTGGGAGAGGTGCCGGAAGAATTTCTCGGATCGTTGATAGATCCTCCTGATCAATCCCTCAATTCCATGCGTAGGCGAATTACAAAAATTGATAATGAAATTAGCGAATTGACGAATCATCTTTCTACCCTGGATATGGAAAGCAATCAATTGGCTGCGTTTAAGCAAAAACTGGAAGATCAGGTAGAGTTTGCAACGGTGGAAGAAAATTTTCACGCTACAGGTCCTGTCCTTATTATCAGCGGATTCCTTCCTTCAAACCAAGTTGACGCATTGAAGAAGACTGCAGCAAAAAACAGCTGGGGGCTCACGTTAGAAGAGCCAGACAGCAATGAGCAGGTTCCAACATTGACGAAAAATCCCCCAGCGGTGAGAATAATCCAGCCTGTTTTCGACTTACTTGGTACTATACCGGGGTATCGCGAGCATGATATCAGTCTCTGGTTTCTCATGTTTTTTACCGTGTTTTTCGCCTTTATCATAGGTGATGCGGGGTACGGTGCCTTGCTACTGGTTGTTAGTATCATCTTATCCTTAAAACAGTCACGGAAGGGAACGGTTGGTGACGGGTTAAAGCTATTTACCCTGCTTAGTTTTGCAACCGTAGTATGGGGAGCGATAACCGGTAACTGGTTCGCCTATGAGCCTATATCCAGGTTGCCCGGCTTCAGAGATCTTATAATCCCATCTATCAATACATATACCCAGGGCAGTGCAGATACCGTTAAGTTAATCTGTTTCGTTATTGGAACCGTCCATATAGTTATTGCTCATAGCATTCAGTTTTTCAGAAAAATTACTGAGAAACCTTATATTCATGCCTTCGGACAGATTGGCTGGATGGTAACTGTTTTGGGACTCTATTATCTGGTTCTGAATGTAGTCATTAGTTCGAGTACCTATCCGGTACCCGATTTAGCAGTCCCAATGATTGGTATTGGTATGGGGCTGGTTTTTCTCTTTGAAAATCAATCGGGCGAAGGTTTCTTTAGGGGAGTCCTGAGTTCCCTGGCTAATGTTATTCCGACCCTTCTCAGCGGTGTCAGTTCATTCTCTGATATAATTTCATATATCCGCTTGTACGCTGTAGGTTTGTCAGGTTTTGCCATAGCACAGAGTTTCAATTCTATGGCACAGGGTATGATGGAATCCGGGATAGGTGGCATCATTGCGGGAATAGTAGTTGTCATGTTAGGACATACGCTAAATCTTGCCATGGCAGGGTTATCCGTGGTTGTACACGGTGTTCGATTAAATATGTTGGAGTTTTCCAACCATGTTGGAAACGAGTGGGCAGGTTTTGCCTACAAACCATTCAAGGAACAAATACAGTAA